Proteins encoded by one window of Aptenodytes patagonicus chromosome 9, bAptPat1.pri.cur, whole genome shotgun sequence:
- the GPR119 gene encoding glucose-dependent insulinotropic receptor — MASSALGAILAVLASLIIAANALVAIALLCLIQKSGSKGLYFVLNLAVADAMVGFTVLGLVMDEFSQPFYPPQIFCVLRMAFVTSSSAASILSLILVACDRHLAIRKPFHYFQLVTGLRVGVRLVGLWLVAAIIGFLPVLTPGFQKTSTGEKCSFFGVFHPTYMLTVFCVGFFPALFLFIYLYCDMLKIASVHVQHIREMEHAGLAGDCPPSRTTSDVKAMRTVAVLIGCFTLSWLPFFIASIVQTVCSECFSYKVIENYLWLLGLCNSLLNPLLYSYWQKDMRLQLYQLAASVKRRVLLHLGNGHRFPGRGTKSLPTVSCLRLQD; from the coding sequence ATGGCTAGCTCAGCCCTGGGAGCCATCCTCGCTGTGCTGGCCTCGCTCATCATCGCTGCCAACGCGCTGGTGGCCATCGCTCTCCTTTGCCTCATCCAGAAGAGTGGCTCCAAGGGGCTCTATTTTGTCCTTAATCTCGCCGTTGCGGATGCCATGGTTGGCTTCACGGTCCTGGGTCTGGTCATGGATGAGTTTTCCCAGCCCTTTTATCCTCCCCAGATCTTCTGCGTCCTGAGAATGGCTTTCGTGACCTCCTCTTCTGCTGCCTCTATCCTATCCCTGATTCTGGTTGCGTGCGACAGGCACCTGGCTATCAGGAAGCCTTTCCACTATTTccagctggtgacagggctgcgGGTCGGGGTGCGCTTGGTGGGGCTCTGGCTGGTTGCTGCCATCATCGGCTTCCTCCCGGTCCTCACCCCGGGCTTTCAGAAGACCTCCACCGGTGAGAAGTGCTCCTTCTTTGGAGTCTTCCACCCCACCTACATGCTTACTGTCTTCTGCGTCGGCTTCTTCCCAGCACTCTTTCTCTTCATTTATCTCTATTGCGACATGCTGAAAATTGCCTCTGTGCACGTGCAGCATATCCGGGAAATGGAGCACGCAGGGCTGGCGGGGGACTGCCCCCCATCCCGCACCACCAGCGACGTGAAGGCTATGCGCACCGTTGCCGTGCTCATTGGGTGCTTCACGCTGTCCTGGTTGCCGTTCTTCATCGCCAGCATCGTGCAAACTGTCTGTTCTGAGTGCTTCTCCTACAAAGTAATTGAGAACTACCTCTGGCTGCTGGGACTGTGCAACTCCCTCCTGAACCCTCTGCTCTACTCCTACTGGCAGAAGGACATGCGGCTGCAGCTCTACCAGCTGGCTGCGAGTGTGAAGAGGAGAGTCCTCCTTCACTTGGGGAACGGCCACCGTTTCCCTGGCAGAGGCACCAAGTCTCTCCCCACTGTGTCCTGCCTGAGGCTCCAGGACTGA